The nucleotide window ATGGCCGAGCCGGCCGAGGGCGGCGGCCTGCGCTGGCGCGCCATCAACAGCTGCATCCGGCTGGCGCACAGCGTGGACGGCAGGGCGGTGTTCACCGCCGAGCACATCGCTGGCGAAGGCGAGCCATTGCACCCCGCGCAGCAGGCCATGCTGACCTGCCACGGCTCGCAGTGCGGCTTTTGCACGCCGGGGTTCGTGATGAGCCTGTTCGTGCTGCACCGTCAGCGCCGTGGTGAGCCCGTCACGCGCGACGAGGCGCTGCACGCGCTGTCGGGCAACCTGTGCCGCTGCACCGGCTACCGGCCGATTTTGGACGCCGCCACCCGCATGCACCACTGGCCCGATGTGCCGTTGGATGAATCCGTATTGCTACAACAATTGGAGCTGCTTGACCAAGCAGGACGAGGACAAGTGGCCGATTTGGCTTCAAACTTCTACGCCACGCCGCGCACGCTGGCCGAATTGCTGGCCCTGCGCGCCACCCACCCGCAGGCGCTGATCGCCGCCGGCACCACCGACGTGGGGCTGTGGGTCACCAAGCAGCACCGGCGCTTCGGGCAAATCATCGACGTGACGCGCGTGGCCGAGCTGCGGCGCACCCATCGCGGCGATGGCGTGCTGTCGATTGGCGCCGCCGTGCCGTTGAGCGAGGCGTTCGAGGCGCTGGCCGAAGACCGCCCGCAGCTCACCGCCTTCTTCCACCGCTTCGCCGGTCTGCCCGTGCGCGAAAGCGGCACGCTGGGCGGCAACGTGGCCAACGGCTCGCCGATTGGCGACAGCATGCCGCTGCTGATCGCCCTGGGCGCCACGCTGGTGCTGGCCAGCACGCGCGGTGAACGCACGCTGCCCATCGAGGACTTCTACCTGGCGTATCGAAAAACCAGGCTGGCGCCTGACGAGGTGCTGGCCCGCATCGACGTGCCGTTGCCCGGCGCGGGCGAATGGCTGCGCGCCGACAAGATCAGCAAACGCTTTGAAGACGACATCTCCGCCGTCTGCCTGGCCGTGGCGCTGCACGTGGAAGGCGGCGTGATTCAAAGCGCCCGCATCGGCGCCGGCGGCGTCGCGGCAGTGCCCGCGCGTGCTACACAAACCGAAGCTGTCCTCGCCCGCCAGCTGTGCGCGGAAGGCACATTCGATGCCGCAGCCACTGTGCTCGAAGCCGAATTCGAACCCCTGAGCGATATGCGCGCCAGCAGCGCTTACCGCCGCGCCGTGCTGGGCAACCTGCTGCGCCGCGGCTGGCAGCAATCGCAACCCGGCGCGCTGTCGCTCGCTGATTTGAGATGCACCCCCTGAGTCGCTGCGCGCCTTCCCCCTCAAGGGGGACAACGCCAGTGCCCGGTGCACGCCCGGCCACGGCGTTCGCTGGCGTGGGCTGCTCCGCGGCCTTCTGCTTCTTTGGGGTTCGGGGCGGCACGCCAACACGATAGGAGAACCGATATGACCCAGCACCCCCCCATGCCGCTGCCCGGCCAGGAGCCGCCGGTGAAAGACCCCGACCCGTTCGCGCCGCCCGCGCCGGTGGACGACCCCGGCACGCCACCCCTGCCGCGCCGCGACCCCGGCGATGCGCCGCCGGTGCAAGAGCCGCCGTTGAAGCCATGAGTCAGCCGCACGCGCCTGCCCAGGCGCCGCCACAGGCCGGTGCACCGGTGCCCGTGAGCCGGGATGCGGGCAGCACGGGCGCGCTGCCCCTCACCCCAGCCCTCTCCCCAGAGGGGCGAGGGAGCAAAAACCCCGAGCCGGATTTACTCCTTCGCCCGCTTGCGGGAGAGGGTGGGGGTGAGGGTGTGCCTGCCCCCGCCTGCGGCACTTCGCCCCCGCACGAAAGCGCTCGCGCGCAGCTGCTGGGCCTGGCGCCCTACGTCGACGACCTGCCGGAGCCGCGCGGCACGCTGCACGCCGCGCCCATCCTCTCGCCCGTCGCGCACGGCCGGCTGAATGGCATCGATGCGGCGGCAGCGCTCGCCATGCCGGGCGTGCGCGCTCTCATTACCGCAGCAGACATCCCGGGCGACCCGATACTCGCCACCTTCGTGCACGACGAGCCGGTGTTCGCCCGCGACGTGGTGCAGCACGTTGGCCAGGTGGTGGGCCTGATCGTCGCCGACACCGTGCAGGCCGCGCGCCACGCGGCGCGCCAGGTGCAGTTCGACATCGCGCCGCTGCCGCCCATCCTGACCATCGAGCAGGCCATGGCGGCGCAGAGCTTTGTGCTGCCCACCGTCACCGTCACGCGCGGCGACCCGTCCGCCGCGCTGGCCGCGTCGCCGCACCGCTTGCAGGGCCAGTTCGCTGTCGGCGGGCAAGAGCACTTTTATCTCGAAGGCCAGATCGCCCTGGCCCAGCCGCGCGAGCAGGGCCAATGGCACATCACCAGCAGCACGCAGCACCCGGGCGAGGTGCAGCATTGGGTGGCGCACGCGCTGGGCATGGCCAGCCACGCCGTCACGGTCGAATGCCGGCGCATGGGCGGCGGCTTTGGCGGCAAGGAGACGCAGGCTGGCCACATCGCCGTGTGGGCGGCGCTGGCCGCTCTCAAAACCAAAGCGCCGGTGAAGCTGCGGCTGGACCGCGACGACGACTTTCTCATCACCGGCAAGCGCCA belongs to Ottowia testudinis and includes:
- the xdhA gene encoding xanthine dehydrogenase small subunit, yielding MSPPALRFVLGRQPHTLPGVPPDRTLLDLLRDDLHCTAVKEGCASGDCGACTVAMAEPAEGGGLRWRAINSCIRLAHSVDGRAVFTAEHIAGEGEPLHPAQQAMLTCHGSQCGFCTPGFVMSLFVLHRQRRGEPVTRDEALHALSGNLCRCTGYRPILDAATRMHHWPDVPLDESVLLQQLELLDQAGRGQVADLASNFYATPRTLAELLALRATHPQALIAAGTTDVGLWVTKQHRRFGQIIDVTRVAELRRTHRGDGVLSIGAAVPLSEAFEALAEDRPQLTAFFHRFAGLPVRESGTLGGNVANGSPIGDSMPLLIALGATLVLASTRGERTLPIEDFYLAYRKTRLAPDEVLARIDVPLPGAGEWLRADKISKRFEDDISAVCLAVALHVEGGVIQSARIGAGGVAAVPARATQTEAVLARQLCAEGTFDAAATVLEAEFEPLSDMRASSAYRRAVLGNLLRRGWQQSQPGALSLADLRCTP